A DNA window from Engystomops pustulosus chromosome 6, aEngPut4.maternal, whole genome shotgun sequence contains the following coding sequences:
- the LOC140065287 gene encoding uncharacterized protein, protein MVFKSGNFLPVDRSLGHSENRPFRHKRELIVSSILLSGGKGAEGSTRRLQSPMDRTSLLRLSPYSLGRKGPQEDPYGPGKGNTHLPELAKKGLVPSADIPGHPATSDTASKEGPSAPGSYSASRPGEASVSGLDPESDFLRSQGLSRAVVSTLKASRKKVTFAIYHKIWKRFVTFCGDNPPSQPNPNIFQILDFLQKGLELGLSTSTLKVQVSALGAFFDFPLADHRWVKRFIVASSRIRPQVLRKTPTWDLTLVLDALSRPPFEPLDSTNIKNLTLKTTLLIAVTTAKRLGELQAISIREPYMRILPDRIILTLDPGFVPKVVSKFHRDQEITLPSFCEDPSSNEEASWHLLDGKNKGKKASKTSIARWLKLAISTCYTLQGKEVPTNLRAHSTRAMSASWAERRGASLEQICKAATWASPSTFIKHYRLDLPGSLDLSFGRKVLQAVIPP, encoded by the exons ATGGTGTTTAAATCAGGAAATTTTCTGCCAGTTGACAGATCTTTGGGGCACTCCGAGAATCGACCTTTTCGCCACAAGAGAGAACTCATTGTGTCATCtatacttctctctggaggcaaGGGAGCCGAAGGATCGACTAGACGCCTTCAGTCACCCATGGATCGAACCTCTCTCCTacgcctttccccctattcccttggtcgcaagggtcctcaggaagatccttatggaccaggcaagggtaatactcatctgcccgaactggccaAAAAAGGGCTGGTACCCTCTGCTGACATCCCTGGCCATCCAGCAACCAGTGATACTGCCTCCAAGGAAGGACCTTCTGCACCAGGGTCCTATTCTGCATCCAGACCCGGAGAAGCTTCAGTTAGCGGCCTGGATCCTGAGTCCGACTTCTTAAGATCGCAGGGTCTTTCCAGGGCGGTGGTATCCACActtaaggcaagtaggaaaaaagttacttttgccatttatcacaaaatttggaagagatttgtgaccttttgtggggACAATCCCCCATCTCAACCTAACCCAAATATTTTCCAGATCCTGGACTTTCTGCAGAAAGGATTGGAGTTGGGCCTATCCACTAGCACTCTGAAGGTGCAGGTCTCGGCCCTGGGCGCATTTTTCGATTTTCCTCTTGCagaccacaggtgggtcaaaagatttattgtagcctcctccagaatcagaccGCAAGTCCTTAGGAAGACCCCTACGTGGGATCTCACCTTAGTTTTAGATGCACTTTCCAGACCTCCATTTGAACCTCTGGATAGTACCAACATTAAAAACTTAACGCTAAAGACTACCCTTCTGATTGCTGTTACTACAGCCAAGAGATTGGGGGAACTTCAGGCTATTTCCATCAGAGAACCCTATATGCGCATTCTTCCTGACCGTATTATTCTTACCTTAGATCCTGGCTTCGTTCCCAAGGTGGTATCCAAATTCCACAGGGATCAGGAGATTACCCTTCCGTCCTTCTGCGAGGATCCTTCTTCTAATGAGGAAGCCTCGTGGCATCTTCTGGAT gggaaaaataaggggaaaaaAGCCTCCAAAACGTCGATAGCAAGATGGCTGAAGTTGGCTATTTCCACCTGCTACACGCTACAAGGGAAAGAGGTTCCTACCAATCTAAGGGCTCATTCTACCAGGGCTATGTCAGCCTCCTGGGCTGAAAGAAGAGGCGCATCACTTGAGCAGATCTGCAAGGCAGCCACCTGGGCCTCGCCTTCGACTTTCATAAAACATTATCGTCTGGACCTACCAGGGTCTCTGGACCTCTCCTTTGGAAGGAAGGTTCTACAAGCAGTCATCCCACCCTAG